One Cellulomonas taurus genomic region harbors:
- a CDS encoding o-succinylbenzoate synthase — protein sequence MVHVYAIGLRTRFRRITVREGVLIEGPAGWGEFSPFWDYDAAESAAWWRATREATEQGLPEPVRDRVPVNVTVPAVDAALAARIVRDSGGCRTAKVKVAEPGQTAAQEADRLAAVREALGPEGAIRVDANGGWDVDTAIDRLRLLDRAAGGLEYAEQPVATVPDLARVRRAVQVPIAADESIRRAEDPFAVVRAEAADIVVLKVQPIGGVRACLDLAEQIGLPVVVSSAIESSVGLAAGVALAAALPELPYACGLATAQLLTDDVTAHPLLPVDGALDVAAARSLRPEPERLAAVAADPETAARWRHRVDQVLAVAG from the coding sequence ACCAGGTTCCGTCGGATCACCGTCCGCGAGGGGGTGCTGATCGAGGGACCTGCCGGCTGGGGCGAGTTCAGCCCGTTCTGGGACTACGACGCCGCCGAGTCGGCCGCCTGGTGGCGGGCCACCCGGGAGGCGACCGAGCAGGGGCTGCCCGAGCCGGTCCGCGACCGGGTGCCGGTCAACGTCACGGTGCCCGCCGTCGACGCCGCGCTGGCAGCACGGATCGTGCGCGACTCCGGTGGCTGCCGCACCGCCAAGGTGAAGGTCGCCGAACCCGGCCAGACCGCGGCACAGGAGGCCGACCGGCTGGCGGCGGTGCGCGAGGCCCTGGGACCGGAGGGCGCGATCCGGGTCGACGCCAACGGCGGCTGGGACGTGGACACCGCGATCGACCGCCTCCGTCTGCTCGATCGGGCCGCCGGAGGGTTGGAGTACGCCGAGCAGCCGGTCGCCACGGTGCCCGACCTGGCCCGGGTGCGGCGCGCCGTCCAGGTGCCGATCGCCGCCGACGAGTCGATCCGCCGCGCCGAGGACCCCTTCGCCGTGGTCCGGGCCGAGGCGGCTGACATCGTGGTGCTCAAGGTGCAGCCGATCGGCGGCGTGCGAGCCTGCCTGGACCTAGCGGAGCAGATCGGGTTGCCGGTGGTGGTCTCGTCCGCCATCGAGTCCTCGGTCGGCCTCGCCGCCGGGGTCGCCCTCGCCGCCGCCCTGCCCGAGCTGCCCTACGCCTGCGGTCTGGCCACCGCCCAGTTGCTCACCGACGACGTGACCGCCCATCCGCTGCTGCCGGTCGACGGAGCACTGGACGTGGCCGCCGCCCGGTCGCTGCGACCCGAGCCGGAGCGGCTGGCAGCCGTCGCCGCCGACCCGGAGACCGCCGCGCGCTGGCGACACCGCGTGGACCAGGTGCTGGCGGTGGCCGGATGA
- the menD gene encoding 2-succinyl-5-enolpyruvyl-6-hydroxy-3-cyclohexene-1-carboxylic-acid synthase yields the protein MSAPAPHAARVLIQALAELGVQDVVLAPGSRSAPLAYALAAAAGPDRPRHAPELRLHVRVDERVAGFVALGLARADRATGRRRPVAVVTTSGTAVANLHPAVLEAHHAGLPLLLLTADRPHELRGTGANQTTEQLGVFDAAVRLALDVPAPTGRAGEDRDLRHLAVRAVSTALGARTADPGPVQLNLAFREPLTPDDESWPEPPSTGLTEVWPGAVLPPFGPIPAGPMVVVAGDGAGEDARMLAETAGVPLLAEPSSGARSGSHAISTYRLLLDDPDLGGRIRSVVLFGRPTLSRPVSALLARDDVDLTVVAPHGADWPDAGRAANTVVSAIPQELMRSAGDPEWLDAWRVADVRARAALDTELAVAPERSGPGLAGPLVAAAVTAAISGDDVLVLGSSNPIRDVDLMARWSEPVTVLANRGLAGIDGTISTATGIALGMPGRRVRALMGDLTFLHDVGGLLRLDSEPVPELQVIVMNDAGGSIFATLEHGAPERAAVFERIFGTAHRADLAALSAGYGVRHRLVRTRDELAEALAHPLPGTSVVEVLVDRIDRRALTGRLSAAVRAALGRESF from the coding sequence ATGAGCGCCCCGGCGCCGCACGCGGCCCGGGTGCTGATCCAGGCGCTCGCCGAGCTCGGGGTCCAGGACGTGGTGCTCGCCCCCGGTTCCCGTTCCGCGCCGCTCGCCTACGCGCTCGCGGCCGCCGCCGGACCCGACCGGCCCCGTCATGCCCCGGAGCTGCGCCTGCACGTCCGGGTCGACGAGCGGGTCGCGGGCTTCGTGGCACTGGGGCTCGCCCGCGCCGACCGGGCCACCGGCCGCCGACGGCCGGTGGCCGTGGTCACCACCTCCGGCACCGCGGTGGCGAACCTGCATCCGGCTGTGCTCGAGGCCCACCACGCCGGGCTGCCCCTGCTGCTGCTGACCGCCGACCGGCCGCACGAGCTGCGGGGCACCGGCGCGAACCAGACCACCGAGCAGCTCGGCGTCTTCGACGCGGCGGTGCGGTTGGCCCTGGACGTCCCGGCACCGACCGGCCGGGCCGGCGAAGACCGCGACCTGCGTCATCTGGCGGTCCGGGCGGTGTCCACCGCGCTGGGTGCCCGCACCGCCGACCCCGGCCCGGTGCAGCTGAACCTGGCGTTCCGCGAGCCGCTCACGCCGGACGACGAGAGCTGGCCGGAGCCGCCGTCGACCGGACTCACCGAGGTCTGGCCGGGTGCCGTGCTGCCGCCCTTCGGCCCGATCCCCGCCGGACCGATGGTGGTCGTCGCGGGGGACGGGGCGGGCGAGGACGCCCGGATGCTGGCGGAGACCGCCGGTGTGCCGCTGCTCGCCGAACCCTCCTCCGGGGCCCGATCCGGTTCGCACGCGATCAGCACCTACCGGCTGCTCCTGGACGACCCGGATCTGGGCGGCAGGATCCGATCGGTGGTGCTGTTCGGTCGCCCGACCCTGAGCCGACCGGTGTCCGCGCTGCTGGCCCGGGACGATGTGGACCTGACGGTGGTCGCACCGCACGGTGCCGACTGGCCGGATGCCGGCCGGGCTGCGAACACCGTGGTCAGTGCGATCCCGCAGGAGCTGATGCGGTCGGCCGGTGACCCGGAGTGGCTGGACGCCTGGCGGGTCGCCGACGTCCGTGCCCGGGCGGCGCTGGACACCGAGCTGGCGGTGGCCCCGGAACGTTCGGGTCCCGGGCTGGCGGGTCCGCTGGTCGCCGCCGCCGTCACCGCCGCGATCAGTGGCGACGACGTGCTGGTGCTGGGTTCCTCGAACCCGATCCGGGACGTCGACCTGATGGCGCGCTGGTCGGAGCCGGTCACCGTGCTGGCCAACCGGGGTCTGGCCGGGATCGACGGCACCATCTCCACCGCCACCGGGATCGCCCTCGGGATGCCCGGCCGGAGGGTGCGTGCCCTGATGGGCGACCTGACCTTCCTGCACGACGTGGGCGGTCTGCTGCGCCTGGACTCCGAGCCGGTGCCCGAGCTGCAGGTGATCGTGATGAACGACGCGGGTGGGTCGATCTTCGCCACCCTGGAGCACGGGGCGCCGGAGCGTGCGGCCGTCTTCGAGCGGATCTTCGGCACCGCCCACCGGGCCGACCTGGCGGCGCTCAGCGCCGGGTACGGCGTGCGGCACCGCCTGGTCCGCACCCGGGACGAGCTGGCCGAGGCGCTGGCGCACCCGCTGCCGGGCACCAGTGTGGTCGAGGTGCTGGTCGACCGGATCGACCGGCGGGCGCTGACCGGTCGGCTTTCCGCTGCGGTGCGGGCCGCCCTCGGGAGAGAATCGTTCTGA
- a CDS encoding trypsin-like peptidase domain-containing protein, giving the protein MSTPEDRSDGIHREDEGAPRHGDQAREDRAVDQTPGDDQAQTGSAHPEAPSAGSAPTQPVPQHPQEAPTQRIAPAATQALPQTPAPTQPLHAPLSGPVPGSGQAAPAGWGRPAGSPQQPAASGAPAPAPRPADPFAVPTAPAAAHAQHQQPGQAAPHQPGQSAPHQAAQQHPQQPYPGAPAQPSHQPSARPTVSWGAPAPAPAPQEQPTALQPRPEAFAGPYGQPADPEHANGGPEYPAAFGAPAAGDQQPPQGKKQRNPVLIPIVATAVVTALLATGGSALVFNAMNDGSSTGSANIATLGQSSADGVPVAGSSVENPDWQAVAAAVKNSVVAIQVVTSAGEAEGSGVIADADGNIITNNHVVAGAQDDKVQVTLSDGRIYTADVVGTDTTTDLAVIRLQDPPDDLSPAAMAEKTPTVGDPVMAVGNPLGLANTVTTGIVSALDRPVSTTESGSSETVVTNAIQIDAAVNPGNSGGPLFNAAGEVIGITSSIATTSSASGSIGLGFAIPITLAQSVAGQLVKDGVAEHAFLGVGLTDGTATADGVTRAGAQVQSVSGGSPAAKAGLQNGDVIVAIDDKVVAGAESLTGYVRTHASGDQVTLTVVRDGKSLSIDVTLAVREEEGASSGSGGSGQGGQQGGGQGQGGQNGQGDQNGQGDGSDGSGNGLENMTPEQLWQWFQQQQQQQGGDQG; this is encoded by the coding sequence ATGAGCACACCCGAGGACCGTTCCGACGGCATCCACCGCGAGGACGAGGGCGCACCCCGCCACGGCGACCAGGCGCGCGAGGACCGCGCCGTCGACCAGACCCCCGGTGACGACCAGGCGCAGACCGGGTCCGCGCACCCCGAGGCGCCCAGCGCCGGGTCGGCGCCGACCCAGCCGGTGCCCCAGCACCCGCAGGAGGCGCCGACCCAGCGGATCGCGCCCGCCGCCACCCAGGCACTGCCGCAGACGCCGGCACCCACCCAGCCTCTGCACGCGCCGCTGAGCGGCCCGGTGCCGGGCAGCGGCCAGGCAGCGCCCGCCGGCTGGGGTCGTCCCGCCGGTTCCCCGCAGCAGCCCGCTGCGTCCGGCGCCCCAGCCCCGGCTCCCCGCCCCGCCGACCCGTTCGCCGTGCCCACCGCCCCCGCGGCGGCGCACGCGCAGCACCAGCAGCCGGGCCAGGCGGCCCCGCACCAGCCCGGCCAGTCCGCCCCGCACCAGGCCGCCCAGCAGCACCCGCAGCAGCCCTACCCCGGCGCGCCGGCCCAGCCGTCGCACCAGCCGAGCGCCCGGCCGACCGTCTCCTGGGGAGCGCCGGCCCCGGCCCCCGCCCCGCAGGAGCAGCCCACCGCACTGCAGCCGCGCCCGGAGGCGTTCGCCGGTCCCTACGGCCAGCCCGCCGACCCGGAGCACGCGAACGGCGGCCCGGAGTACCCGGCCGCCTTCGGGGCGCCCGCCGCCGGTGACCAGCAGCCGCCGCAGGGCAAGAAGCAGCGCAACCCGGTGCTGATCCCGATCGTCGCCACGGCCGTCGTCACCGCGCTGCTCGCCACCGGTGGCTCCGCCCTGGTGTTCAACGCCATGAACGACGGCTCGTCCACCGGGTCGGCGAACATCGCCACCCTCGGCCAGTCCAGCGCCGACGGGGTGCCGGTCGCCGGGTCGTCGGTGGAGAACCCGGACTGGCAGGCGGTGGCCGCCGCGGTGAAGAACTCCGTGGTCGCGATCCAGGTCGTGACCAGCGCCGGTGAGGCCGAGGGCTCCGGCGTGATCGCCGACGCCGACGGCAACATCATCACCAACAACCACGTGGTCGCCGGTGCGCAGGACGACAAGGTGCAGGTCACGCTGAGCGATGGCCGGATCTACACCGCCGACGTGGTGGGCACCGACACCACCACCGACCTCGCGGTGATCCGGTTGCAGGACCCGCCGGACGACCTGTCGCCCGCGGCGATGGCGGAGAAGACTCCCACCGTGGGCGACCCGGTGATGGCGGTCGGCAACCCGCTGGGTCTGGCGAACACCGTCACCACCGGCATCGTCTCGGCGCTGGACCGCCCGGTGTCCACCACCGAGTCGGGCTCCTCGGAGACGGTGGTGACCAACGCGATCCAGATCGACGCCGCGGTGAACCCCGGCAACTCCGGTGGACCGCTGTTCAACGCCGCCGGTGAGGTCATCGGGATCACCTCGTCCATCGCGACCACCTCCAGCGCCTCTGGATCGATCGGCCTCGGCTTCGCGATCCCGATCACGCTGGCGCAGTCGGTCGCCGGGCAGCTGGTGAAGGACGGTGTCGCCGAGCACGCCTTCCTCGGGGTCGGCCTGACCGATGGCACCGCGACCGCGGACGGGGTGACCCGCGCCGGTGCGCAGGTGCAGTCGGTCTCCGGTGGTTCACCGGCGGCCAAGGCCGGGCTGCAGAACGGTGACGTGATCGTCGCCATCGACGACAAGGTGGTCGCGGGTGCCGAGTCGTTGACCGGCTACGTCCGCACCCACGCCTCCGGCGACCAGGTCACTCTGACGGTGGTCCGGGACGGGAAGTCGCTGTCGATCGACGTCACGCTCGCCGTCCGCGAGGAGGAGGGCGCCAGCTCCGGCTCCGGCGGCTCCGGGCAGGGCGGCCAGCAGGGCGGCGGCCAGGGCCAGGGTGGCCAGAACGGTCAGGGTGACCAGAACGGCCAGGGCGACGGTTCGGACGGCTCCGGGAACGGGCTGGAGAACATGACCCCGGAGCAGCTCTGGCAGTGGTTCCAGCAGCAGCAACAGCAGCAGGGCGGCGACCAGGGCTGA
- a CDS encoding isochorismate synthase, which yields MTTPLGDHASPAAAPLVVRTVALDAPDDLLTLLPADAPLAWVRRGDGLVGWGEAVRIDVTGEQRFADAERAWQRLVAHAVVRDEVGLPGTGPVAFGSFAFDDLSAAGGALVVPRVVVGRRDGRSWLTVIEPAGNLGPAPDAELIARHLSALPPVTAPGEVSYTDGSVAAEDWTAVVARGVAAIRAGEVDKVVLARDEVAHTAQPLDVRHALGRLSAHYPTCWTFSVAGLIGATPELLVRSEKGLVTSRVLAGTIRRTGDDEADLARAAILAHSSKDLEEHEYAVSSVAHALAPFCSSTNVPDVPFVLHLPNVLHLASDVTGVLAATESTSLSLAAALHPTAAVCGTPTDAARELIRRIEGMDRGRYAGPVGWLGADGDGEWGIGLRSAELDPTDPHRLRLFAGCGIVAASDPDSELAESRAKLVPMHDALASD from the coding sequence ATGACCACGCCCCTCGGCGACCACGCGTCGCCCGCCGCCGCACCGCTGGTCGTGCGCACCGTCGCACTCGACGCCCCCGACGACCTGCTGACCCTGCTCCCCGCCGACGCCCCGTTGGCCTGGGTGCGCCGTGGCGACGGTCTGGTCGGCTGGGGCGAGGCGGTGCGGATCGACGTGACCGGCGAGCAGCGGTTCGCCGACGCGGAGCGCGCCTGGCAGCGGCTGGTCGCGCACGCCGTGGTCCGGGACGAGGTCGGCCTGCCCGGCACTGGGCCGGTGGCCTTCGGCTCCTTCGCCTTCGACGACCTGTCAGCCGCCGGGGGTGCCCTGGTGGTGCCGCGGGTGGTGGTCGGACGCCGGGACGGCCGGTCCTGGCTGACGGTGATCGAACCGGCCGGGAACCTCGGTCCGGCACCGGACGCCGAGCTGATCGCACGCCACCTGTCCGCGCTGCCGCCGGTGACGGCGCCGGGCGAGGTGAGCTACACCGACGGATCGGTGGCGGCCGAGGACTGGACCGCGGTCGTGGCACGCGGCGTCGCCGCGATCCGGGCCGGTGAGGTGGACAAGGTGGTGCTCGCCCGGGACGAGGTGGCGCACACCGCGCAGCCGCTGGACGTGCGGCACGCCCTGGGCCGACTGTCCGCGCACTACCCGACCTGCTGGACGTTCAGCGTGGCCGGGTTGATCGGTGCGACCCCGGAGCTGCTGGTGCGCTCGGAGAAGGGGCTGGTCACCTCGCGGGTGCTGGCCGGGACGATCCGTCGCACCGGCGACGACGAGGCCGATCTGGCCCGGGCGGCGATCCTGGCGCACTCGTCCAAGGACCTCGAGGAGCACGAGTACGCGGTGAGCTCGGTGGCCCACGCCCTGGCACCGTTCTGCTCATCGACCAACGTGCCGGATGTGCCCTTCGTGCTGCACCTGCCGAACGTGCTGCACCTGGCGTCGGACGTGACCGGCGTGCTCGCCGCGACCGAGAGCACCTCGCTGAGCCTGGCGGCCGCCCTGCACCCGACCGCCGCGGTGTGTGGCACCCCCACCGACGCCGCCCGGGAGCTGATCCGGCGGATCGAGGGGATGGACCGGGGGCGCTACGCCGGGCCGGTGGGCTGGCTGGGCGCCGATGGTGACGGCGAGTGGGGCATCGGTCTGCGGTCGGCGGAGCTGGATCCGACCGACCCGCACCGGCTGCGGCTGTTCGCCGGCTGCGGCATCGTCGCGGCCTCGGATCCCGACTCCGAACTCGCCGAGTCCCGGGCCAAGCTGGTCCCGATGCACGACGCCCTCGCCTCGGACTGA
- a CDS encoding demethylmenaquinone methyltransferase — translation MSRASLDKDPHDVAAMFDGVARRYDLTNDVLSLGQDRAWRRATLTALQAVPGEKVLDLAAGTGTSSEPLADAGVRVVPCDISTGMLAVGKQRRPDLPFTAGDATALPFADDSFDAVTISFGLRNVVDTVAALEEMRRVVRPGGRLVICEFSTPSWKPFRAVYDGYLTKALPAVARVVAKQSAAYTYLAESIQDWPDQLGLASLMKQAGWGAVAYRNLTGGIVALHRATNPEH, via the coding sequence ATGTCTCGCGCCTCCCTCGACAAGGACCCGCACGACGTCGCCGCGATGTTCGACGGCGTCGCCCGCCGGTACGACCTGACCAATGACGTGCTCTCGCTGGGGCAGGACCGTGCCTGGCGCCGAGCCACCCTGACCGCGCTGCAGGCGGTGCCGGGGGAGAAGGTGCTGGACTTGGCAGCCGGGACCGGTACGTCGAGCGAGCCGCTGGCGGACGCCGGGGTGCGCGTGGTGCCCTGCGACATCTCGACCGGGATGCTCGCGGTGGGCAAGCAGCGCCGACCGGATCTGCCCTTCACCGCCGGGGACGCGACCGCGCTGCCCTTCGCCGACGACTCCTTCGACGCGGTGACGATCAGCTTCGGGCTGCGCAACGTGGTGGACACCGTCGCGGCGCTGGAGGAGATGCGCCGGGTGGTGCGTCCGGGCGGTCGCCTGGTGATCTGCGAGTTCTCCACCCCGTCCTGGAAGCCGTTCCGCGCTGTCTACGACGGCTACCTGACCAAGGCGTTGCCCGCGGTGGCCCGGGTGGTCGCCAAGCAGTCGGCCGCCTACACCTACCTGGCCGAGTCGATCCAGGACTGGCCGGACCAGCTGGGTCTGGCGTCGCTGATGAAGCAGGCGGGGTGGGGTGCCGTCGCGTACCGGAACCTGACCGGTGGCATCGTCGCGCTGCACCGGGCGACCAACCCCGAGCACTGA
- a CDS encoding geranylgeranyl reductase family protein yields MTSAVSDDADVIVVGAGPGGSSAAYHCAAAGLQVLLLDKASFPRDKICGDGLTPRAVAELVRMGVPIREQDGWIRNTGLRVLGGGHVVELPWPELSSYPSFGLARARMSFDHLLVEHARSAGAKVQERTNVTGPLLDERTGRVIGVQAKVAGADGPVTYRAPVVIAADGVSARLATGMGLEKRQDRPMGVAVRTYFQSPRHDDPMMESHLELWDGKPGESDLMPGYGWIFSLGDGTVNVGLGSVSSTAAATTVNYRDLFAKWMANAPAEWEFTAEHQLGPVRGAALPMGFNRGPLYGKGLMLVGDAAGMISPFNGEGIAYALQAGRVAADSIVQSLARGTVAGRERALASYGTRMKDDLGGYYTLGRVFVKLIEHPQVMHLCTRYGLPRPLLMKFVHKLLADCYEPHGGDWADRVIAGLARMAPAA; encoded by the coding sequence GTGACCAGTGCAGTGAGCGATGACGCGGACGTCATCGTCGTCGGGGCGGGGCCTGGTGGGTCCAGCGCTGCCTATCACTGCGCCGCCGCGGGTCTGCAGGTGCTGCTGCTCGACAAGGCGTCCTTCCCCCGGGACAAGATCTGCGGCGACGGGCTGACCCCGCGCGCGGTCGCCGAGCTGGTGCGGATGGGCGTGCCGATCCGCGAGCAGGACGGCTGGATCCGGAACACCGGCCTGCGGGTGCTCGGCGGCGGTCACGTGGTCGAGCTGCCCTGGCCCGAACTGTCCAGCTACCCCTCCTTCGGCCTGGCCCGGGCGCGGATGTCCTTCGACCACCTGCTGGTCGAGCACGCCCGCTCCGCCGGCGCCAAGGTCCAGGAGCGGACGAACGTCACCGGCCCGCTGTTGGACGAGCGCACCGGTCGCGTGATCGGCGTGCAGGCCAAGGTCGCCGGTGCCGACGGCCCGGTCACCTACCGCGCCCCGGTGGTCATCGCCGCCGACGGTGTCTCCGCCCGCCTCGCCACCGGCATGGGGCTGGAGAAGCGCCAGGACCGGCCGATGGGCGTCGCCGTCCGCACCTACTTCCAGAGCCCGCGGCACGACGACCCGATGATGGAGAGCCACCTCGAGCTCTGGGACGGCAAGCCCGGCGAGTCGGACCTGATGCCCGGCTACGGCTGGATCTTCTCCCTCGGCGACGGCACCGTGAACGTCGGCCTGGGCTCGGTGAGCTCCACCGCCGCCGCGACCACCGTCAACTACCGGGACCTGTTCGCGAAGTGGATGGCGAACGCCCCCGCCGAGTGGGAGTTCACCGCCGAGCACCAGCTCGGCCCGGTGCGCGGTGCCGCGCTGCCGATGGGCTTCAACCGCGGCCCGCTGTACGGCAAGGGGCTGATGCTGGTCGGCGACGCCGCCGGGATGATCAGCCCGTTCAACGGGGAGGGCATCGCCTACGCCCTCCAGGCCGGGCGGGTGGCCGCCGACTCGATCGTGCAGTCGCTCGCCCGCGGCACGGTCGCCGGCCGGGAGCGGGCGCTCGCCAGCTACGGCACCCGGATGAAGGACGACCTCGGCGGGTATTACACCCTCGGCCGGGTCTTCGTGAAGCTGATCGAACACCCACAGGTCATGCACCTGTGCACGCGCTACGGGCTGCCTCGTCCGCTGCTGATGAAGTTCGTGCACAAGCTGCTGGCCGACTGCTACGAACCGCACGGCGGCGACTGGGCCGACCGCGTGATCGCCGGACTCGCACGGATGGCGCCCGCGGCATGA
- a CDS encoding NADH-quinone oxidoreductase subunit A produces the protein MNNPYIPLLVLMGVAALLALGGLGASAVIGPKRYNRAKLEAYECGIQPTPHAMGGGRFPVKYYLVAMTFIVFDIEVVFLYPWAVSFSELALFGLIAMLGFLALITVPFMYEWRRGGLEWDED, from the coding sequence ATGAACAACCCGTACATTCCCCTGCTCGTCCTGATGGGCGTCGCAGCGCTGCTCGCCCTCGGCGGGTTGGGCGCGAGCGCCGTCATCGGACCCAAGCGCTACAACCGCGCGAAGCTCGAGGCCTACGAGTGCGGCATCCAGCCGACCCCGCACGCGATGGGCGGCGGCCGGTTCCCGGTGAAGTACTACCTGGTCGCGATGACGTTCATCGTCTTCGACATCGAGGTGGTCTTCCTCTACCCGTGGGCGGTCAGCTTCTCCGAGCTGGCCCTGTTCGGCCTGATCGCCATGCTCGGATTCCTGGCACTCATCACGGTGCCGTTCATGTACGAGTGGCGGCGCGGCGGCCTGGAATGGGACGAGGACTGA
- a CDS encoding NADH-quinone oxidoreductase subunit B: MGIEEAPSGFVLTSVEKFAGLARKSSLWPVTFGLACCAIEMMATGGSRFDISRFGMEVFRASPRQSDLMIVAGRVSQKMAPVVRQVYDQMAGPKWVLSMGVCASSGGMFNNYAIVQGVDHIVPVDIYLPGCPPRPEMLINAILELHEQIRDEPLGKNRQEIAEAVEAAALRAEPTSHMTGLLR, from the coding sequence ATGGGTATCGAAGAAGCACCGTCCGGATTCGTCCTGACCTCGGTCGAGAAGTTCGCCGGCCTGGCCCGCAAGTCGTCGCTGTGGCCGGTCACCTTCGGTCTGGCGTGCTGCGCGATCGAGATGATGGCGACCGGTGGTTCCCGGTTCGACATCTCCCGGTTCGGCATGGAGGTGTTCCGCGCCTCGCCGCGTCAGTCCGACCTGATGATCGTCGCCGGCCGGGTGAGCCAGAAGATGGCCCCGGTGGTGCGCCAGGTCTACGACCAGATGGCCGGGCCGAAGTGGGTGCTGTCGATGGGCGTGTGCGCCAGCTCCGGCGGCATGTTCAACAACTACGCGATCGTCCAGGGCGTCGACCACATCGTGCCGGTCGACATCTACCTGCCGGGCTGCCCGCCGCGGCCGGAGATGCTGATCAACGCGATCCTCGAACTGCACGAGCAGATCCGGGACGAGCCGCTGGGCAAGAACCGCCAGGAGATCGCCGAGGCGGTGGAGGCCGCCGCGCTGCGTGCCGAGCCGACCTCGCACATGACGGGACTGCTGCGATGA
- a CDS encoding NADH-quinone oxidoreductase subunit C, producing MTTPDEKKDAAQAVNTAAQSSSETALEAAAQGDRGHRTPLDVVSVREGMFGVAGTGDTSGFGGLVSTVAMPGASERPYGGWFDQVVDILAELLDASGTGYDAAVESVVVDRGELTLNIDREHLVEVTRHLRDDQDLRFELSLGVSGAHYPHDTGRELHAVYHLTSITHGRRLRLEVAVPDSDPTIPTTVDVYPANDWHERETWDFFGIVFTGRDDLARIQMPDDWPGHPQRKDYPLGGIPVEYKGATVPPADQRRQYK from the coding sequence ATGACGACACCCGATGAGAAGAAGGACGCCGCGCAGGCGGTGAACACCGCCGCGCAGTCCAGCTCCGAGACCGCCCTCGAGGCCGCGGCCCAGGGCGACCGGGGACACCGCACCCCGCTGGACGTGGTGTCGGTCCGCGAGGGCATGTTCGGTGTCGCCGGCACCGGTGACACCTCCGGCTTCGGCGGTCTGGTCAGCACGGTGGCGATGCCCGGGGCGAGCGAGCGGCCGTACGGCGGCTGGTTCGACCAGGTGGTCGACATCCTGGCCGAGCTGCTGGACGCCTCCGGCACCGGGTACGACGCCGCGGTCGAGTCCGTGGTGGTGGACCGGGGCGAGCTGACCCTGAACATCGACCGCGAGCACCTGGTCGAGGTCACCCGGCACCTGCGGGACGACCAGGACCTGCGGTTCGAGCTGTCCCTCGGTGTCTCCGGCGCGCACTACCCGCACGACACCGGCCGGGAGCTGCACGCGGTCTACCACCTGACGTCGATCACCCACGGTCGTCGCCTGCGGTTGGAGGTGGCGGTGCCGGACTCCGACCCGACCATCCCCACCACCGTCGACGTCTACCCGGCGAACGACTGGCACGAGCGCGAGACCTGGGACTTCTTCGGCATCGTCTTCACCGGCCGCGACGACCTGGCCCGGATCCAGATGCCCGACGACTGGCCCGGGCACCCGCAGCGCAAGGACTACCCGCTCGGAGGCATCCCGGTGGAGTACAAGGGCGCCACCGTGCCCCCGGCCGACCAGCGGAGGCAGTACAAGTGA